The Luteolibacter arcticus genome has a window encoding:
- a CDS encoding VOC family protein codes for MLDHIFLTVSDIGRSVAFYEKALAPLGIEHAIDYDGKDGPPGHPDLKGFGRDNRVSFWLREGSPQPQAVHVGFVAHSEAEVQNFFNAAMEEGARDNGAPGARLHYDPRYYAANVFDPDGYSLEAVYKSWQHPQT; via the coding sequence ATGCTGGATCACATTTTTCTAACAGTCTCCGACATCGGGCGCTCGGTTGCCTTTTACGAGAAGGCATTGGCCCCGCTCGGAATCGAGCATGCGATCGACTATGATGGGAAGGACGGCCCCCCCGGCCACCCGGATCTCAAGGGGTTCGGCCGTGATAATCGCGTTTCCTTCTGGCTGCGCGAAGGCTCTCCGCAGCCGCAGGCTGTTCACGTCGGATTTGTGGCTCACAGCGAGGCCGAGGTCCAAAATTTCTTCAACGCAGCGATGGAAGAGGGGGCCAGAGACAACGGTGCCCCCGGCGCGCGACTTCATTACGATCCTCGCTATTACGCAGCGAATGTTTTCGACCCAGACGGCTATAGCTTGGAGGCCGTTTACAAGAGCTGGCAGCACCCGCAAACGTGA
- a CDS encoding glycoside hydrolase family 32 protein, producing MNLRFALFSPFLVTAALAADDLLITDFEGTSYAPWQASGAAFNAGPARGASLGNLEISNAVGSGVACSENFNSGSTSGNDGPQGKLLSPAFAIQRKYISFRIGGGDYERHACMNLLVDGKIVKSATGRSSDSLYAASWDVSAWAGKQAHIEIVDEASGGWGHILVDHLVQTDAPVALPVVTTPVYQEAARPLFHFTARQWTMDRLNPGMRQEGWLNDLNGMIYYKGEYHLFAQRWNKCWIHAVSTDLVHWEELEPAFWEEGLDVAVQSGSCVMDVNNTSGLGQEGGEVPMVAFWSRNDNKTHCLSYSLDRGRTWQHYANNPLFVFPERDPKVFWHAPTNKWVMVMYGSDTYHIFTSSNLLTWQNENNPIPNAYECPDFFELAVEGSPATKKWVLVYADGRYSLGSFNGTKFTEDAPRHVGDIGGTAFYATQSFDNTHTGDGRRIQMAWMRGSDFPGQPFSQQVSFPCELTLHNTAAGLRVFRKPVREIAKLAGEVKDWAGETYTTADTVTVSESGEAFRIEGDIEIPQGSTVILNVRGTEVRLGKNGLRVGDSTGTIAEDVRKVEILVDRASLETFVNDGQISCTKVLRPTTAGITLRVEGGEATVHSLRRTALKGMW from the coding sequence ATGAACCTCCGCTTCGCCTTGTTCAGCCCGTTCCTCGTCACTGCTGCGCTCGCAGCGGACGACCTCCTCATCACGGATTTCGAGGGCACGAGTTACGCGCCGTGGCAGGCGAGCGGCGCCGCATTCAATGCTGGCCCGGCGAGGGGGGCTAGCTTGGGAAACCTTGAGATCTCGAATGCTGTCGGCAGCGGCGTCGCGTGCAGCGAGAACTTTAATTCCGGTAGCACGTCCGGCAACGACGGACCGCAGGGCAAGCTGCTCTCGCCCGCCTTCGCGATCCAGCGCAAGTATATCTCCTTCCGCATCGGCGGCGGCGACTACGAGCGCCATGCCTGCATGAACCTGCTGGTGGACGGGAAGATCGTGAAGAGCGCCACCGGCCGCAGTTCCGACAGTCTCTACGCCGCAAGCTGGGATGTCTCTGCCTGGGCTGGCAAGCAGGCGCACATCGAGATTGTCGATGAAGCCAGCGGCGGCTGGGGTCACATCCTCGTGGATCATCTCGTCCAGACCGACGCACCCGTGGCACTGCCTGTGGTCACGACTCCCGTCTATCAGGAAGCGGCGCGGCCGTTGTTTCACTTCACCGCAAGGCAGTGGACCATGGACCGGCTAAATCCGGGGATGCGTCAGGAGGGCTGGCTGAATGACCTCAATGGCATGATCTACTACAAGGGCGAGTATCACCTGTTCGCCCAGCGCTGGAACAAATGCTGGATCCATGCCGTGAGCACGGACCTCGTGCATTGGGAGGAGCTCGAGCCCGCCTTCTGGGAAGAAGGGCTCGATGTGGCGGTGCAGTCCGGCTCCTGCGTCATGGACGTGAACAACACCTCCGGCCTCGGTCAGGAAGGCGGCGAAGTGCCGATGGTCGCCTTCTGGTCGCGCAACGACAACAAGACCCACTGTCTCTCCTACAGCCTCGACCGCGGCCGCACCTGGCAACACTACGCGAACAACCCGCTCTTCGTCTTCCCGGAACGCGACCCGAAGGTCTTCTGGCACGCACCGACTAACAAGTGGGTGATGGTGATGTATGGCAGCGACACGTACCACATCTTCACCTCGTCCAACCTGCTCACCTGGCAGAACGAGAACAACCCGATCCCGAATGCCTACGAGTGCCCGGATTTCTTCGAGCTGGCGGTCGAAGGGTCACCGGCGACGAAGAAGTGGGTGCTTGTTTACGCGGATGGCCGCTACTCGCTCGGCTCCTTCAATGGCACGAAATTTACGGAGGATGCTCCCCGTCATGTCGGTGATATCGGCGGCACCGCTTTCTATGCAACGCAGAGCTTCGACAATACCCATACCGGCGATGGTAGGCGCATCCAGATGGCATGGATGCGCGGCTCGGACTTCCCCGGCCAACCCTTCAGCCAGCAGGTCAGCTTCCCCTGTGAACTCACGCTCCACAACACCGCCGCCGGCCTGCGTGTCTTCCGGAAGCCGGTCCGCGAGATCGCCAAGCTGGCGGGCGAGGTGAAGGACTGGGCCGGCGAAACCTACACGACGGCGGACACTGTCACCGTCTCCGAGTCGGGCGAGGCCTTCCGCATCGAAGGGGATATCGAAATCCCGCAGGGCTCCACAGTGATCCTCAATGTCCGCGGCACGGAAGTGCGCCTCGGCAAGAATGGCCTCCGGGTGGGCGATAGCACCGGGACCATCGCCGAAGACGTGCGCAAGGTGGAGATCCTCGTCGATCGCGCATCGCTGGAAACCTTCGTCAATGACGGACAGATTTCATGCACCAAGGTCCTCAGGCCGACGACTGCAGGAATCACACTCCGGGTCGAGGGAGGGGAGGCCACCGTCCATTCGCTCCGCCGCACCGCTCTGAAGGGCATGTGGTAA
- a CDS encoding LysR substrate-binding domain-containing protein, with amino-acid sequence MDYSFRELECFLAVAEELSFTRAARRLNLAQPPLSRHVRTLEEKIGAQLFIRGTRGVSLTAAGDLFYEETRTIPGKLSRAGEAAKRTAAGEISRLRIGFVSAVMSDGLLSVLRRFRASAPAVQILLQDVPPNDQIRAIMEGKLDGGFVGIEERRELGGIEIMPWLRESLQCFVPSDHPLAKRSRIALKELSAESFVAVAHEAAPSFSNLIRRLCGDAGFRPRVVLESPRAQAVAVMVAAGSGIAILPSALERVAGSGVKAIPLKERLTITHHFARRSGKAEGPMRDFVNVLKSSIRRG; translated from the coding sequence ATGGACTACTCATTCCGCGAACTGGAGTGCTTCCTTGCGGTTGCCGAGGAGCTGTCGTTCACGCGCGCGGCGAGGAGGCTGAACCTTGCCCAACCTCCGCTCTCCCGGCATGTGCGGACGCTGGAGGAAAAGATCGGCGCGCAATTGTTCATTCGCGGGACGCGCGGGGTTTCGCTCACCGCTGCGGGCGATCTGTTCTACGAGGAGACGAGGACGATTCCCGGCAAGTTGTCGCGGGCGGGCGAAGCGGCCAAGCGCACCGCAGCGGGGGAGATCTCGCGGCTGCGCATCGGCTTCGTGAGTGCCGTGATGAGCGATGGGCTGCTGTCAGTGCTCCGTCGCTTCCGGGCGTCTGCACCCGCGGTGCAGATCCTTCTGCAGGATGTGCCGCCGAATGACCAGATCCGGGCGATCATGGAAGGAAAGCTCGACGGGGGATTCGTCGGCATCGAGGAGCGACGCGAGCTCGGAGGCATCGAGATCATGCCGTGGCTTCGTGAGTCCCTCCAGTGCTTTGTTCCTTCCGACCATCCTTTGGCGAAGCGAAGCCGGATTGCCCTCAAGGAACTCTCCGCGGAGTCCTTCGTCGCCGTGGCTCACGAGGCGGCACCGTCCTTCTCAAATCTGATCCGGCGGCTGTGCGGTGATGCCGGCTTCCGTCCCCGCGTGGTGCTGGAGTCGCCCCGCGCCCAAGCGGTCGCGGTCATGGTCGCGGCCGGATCGGGCATCGCGATCCTGCCCTCCGCCTTGGAACGGGTCGCCGGCAGCGGGGTCAAGGCGATCCCGTTGAAGGAGCGGCTCACGATCACCCACCACTTCGCCCGAAGATCGGGCAAAGCGGAAGGCCCGATGCGAGATTTCGTGAATGTCCTGAAGTCGTCCATTCGCAGAGGGTAG
- a CDS encoding FAD/NAD(P)-binding protein has product MSSQVNLAIIGSGPSAIYLLKHILDEGGLLKECLSGISIFEKSQLTGMGMPYSPLTTDRFNLANISSEELPELPVSLVDWLHTLDPADLQALGMEDEEISADKIYPRLVLGQYLHSQYQILLSRLGELGIKVREYPGCEVRDLQDDPPGGKVTLVTAHGESHDFEKVIIATGHHWTEQDRPETGYYASPWPITKLIPEEGCHYNFAIGTLGASLSAFDVISSLAHRQGRFIREAGKLRFEPAPETEEFKIVMHAMHGWLPHLQFDQEEPLRDIYRHVSREELLGLINEAGFLRLEEYFDKVCRPALIKAFTKDGMTEMVRKLEDREFALADFVETMNDKHDYSNAFEGMRHEMVEARKSVLGHKPIHWKEVIDDLMYTLNFHAGLMPAEDHLVLRSLVMPFLMSVIAAMPLESGEILLALYDAGKVGIVSGKASVAEEADEEGATTLSIEDEEGRETRVSYRIFVECGGQKPLDLSDYPFPNLVDRGVARKARASFADPSSGPEQAEDKKEHLFHEDGEALYHLGGVDVDGSYRLVGSEGQGNPRLCDVAFPHISGVRPYSYGLQCCSDTAAIMIQAWVQELGGEGSPSDDPQEVTRIYEEI; this is encoded by the coding sequence ATGTCATCCCAAGTGAACCTTGCCATCATCGGCAGCGGCCCCTCAGCGATCTACCTCCTGAAGCACATCCTGGATGAGGGCGGCCTCTTGAAGGAGTGCCTGTCCGGGATCTCGATCTTCGAGAAAAGCCAGCTCACTGGCATGGGAATGCCATACAGCCCGCTTACCACCGACCGCTTCAATCTCGCCAACATCTCCTCGGAGGAATTGCCGGAACTCCCGGTCTCGCTAGTGGATTGGCTGCACACCCTGGACCCCGCGGACCTTCAGGCCCTCGGGATGGAGGACGAGGAGATCAGCGCGGATAAAATCTATCCGCGGCTGGTGCTCGGCCAGTACTTGCACTCGCAGTATCAGATCCTTCTCAGCCGGCTCGGTGAACTCGGAATCAAGGTGCGGGAGTACCCCGGCTGCGAGGTCCGCGACCTGCAAGACGATCCCCCGGGCGGAAAGGTGACCCTTGTCACAGCTCACGGCGAGTCTCACGATTTTGAGAAGGTGATCATTGCCACCGGGCACCATTGGACCGAGCAAGACCGGCCAGAGACGGGCTACTACGCCTCGCCATGGCCGATCACCAAGCTCATCCCTGAAGAAGGATGCCACTATAACTTCGCGATCGGCACGCTGGGAGCATCGCTGAGTGCCTTCGATGTGATTTCATCCCTGGCGCATCGACAGGGGCGCTTCATCCGGGAGGCGGGGAAGCTCCGTTTCGAGCCCGCTCCGGAAACGGAGGAGTTCAAGATCGTGATGCATGCCATGCATGGCTGGTTGCCTCACTTGCAGTTCGATCAGGAGGAGCCGCTGCGCGACATCTATCGCCACGTCAGCCGCGAGGAGCTTCTCGGATTGATCAATGAAGCCGGGTTCCTGCGGCTGGAGGAGTATTTCGACAAGGTCTGCCGGCCGGCGCTGATCAAGGCATTCACAAAGGACGGCATGACGGAGATGGTCCGCAAGCTGGAGGATCGCGAATTCGCGCTCGCGGATTTCGTCGAGACGATGAACGACAAGCACGACTATTCGAATGCCTTTGAAGGCATGCGTCATGAGATGGTGGAAGCCCGCAAATCGGTCCTAGGCCACAAGCCGATCCACTGGAAGGAGGTGATCGACGACCTGATGTACACGCTGAATTTCCACGCGGGCCTGATGCCTGCGGAAGATCATCTGGTGCTCCGCTCGCTGGTCATGCCCTTCCTGATGAGTGTCATCGCGGCGATGCCCTTGGAGTCGGGCGAGATCCTGCTGGCGCTCTACGATGCCGGGAAAGTCGGCATTGTCTCCGGCAAGGCGAGCGTGGCCGAAGAGGCTGATGAGGAGGGAGCGACCACCCTTTCGATCGAAGACGAAGAGGGCAGGGAGACGCGGGTGAGCTACCGGATCTTCGTCGAGTGCGGGGGGCAAAAGCCGCTGGACCTATCCGACTATCCCTTTCCCAATCTGGTCGATCGCGGCGTGGCGAGGAAGGCGCGCGCCAGCTTCGCCGATCCTTCCTCCGGCCCCGAGCAGGCCGAGGACAAGAAGGAGCATCTCTTCCATGAGGACGGCGAGGCGCTCTATCATCTGGGTGGAGTGGACGTGGATGGTAGCTACCGATTGGTCGGCAGTGAAGGTCAAGGCAACCCGCGCCTCTGCGACGTGGCCTTTCCTCACATCTCAGGGGTCCGGCCTTATTCCTACGGCTTGCAGTGCTGCAGCGATACGGCGGCGATCATGATCCAGGCGTGGGTGCAGGAGTTGGGCGGGGAGGGAAGTCCTTCGGATGACCCACAGGAGGTGACCCGGATTTACGAAGAGATCTGA
- a CDS encoding substrate-binding domain-containing protein: MSGPRKNVGILLPPAVAYSPRILEGLMRHPQIHQKCMVIECPHFEPGRSPLLPGASALDAAIVWAEPRDHWVHDLIAQGTRILSCGAEWDGTPGVASVYFDRPEMHRMVIDHLKSLGLRTAVGMGHKLGLRPASRRLLEGFAEMARGEGIDAQVWSLEGEGSPAMAPGRLLQAHAEHQLADFLRTLKLPAAMLCASDQMAVIVCEVAARQGLRVPEDVVVIGESDNPLAATTRPPLTSIAGNAVALGETAAVVLIDWLAGGAPPSQPVIISGARLVARESSTGRSESVAIERVRRLIERDAVRGISLAELVAASGLSTKTMVRHYRAAFGVDPIDEVNRLRLAEAKRLLVSGPSKVAEVAASCGFSSPAAFNNYFRRHAGCSPSAYQQAAAGVSESAL, from the coding sequence ATGAGTGGCCCCCGCAAGAACGTCGGCATTCTGTTGCCTCCGGCGGTGGCCTATAGCCCACGCATCCTGGAAGGCTTGATGCGACACCCGCAGATTCACCAGAAGTGCATGGTGATCGAGTGCCCCCACTTCGAGCCTGGCCGCAGCCCGCTGCTGCCCGGGGCCTCCGCGCTCGACGCGGCCATCGTCTGGGCGGAACCGCGGGACCACTGGGTGCACGATTTGATCGCACAGGGCACCCGGATCCTCAGTTGTGGCGCCGAGTGGGACGGGACCCCGGGGGTGGCCAGCGTGTATTTCGATCGCCCGGAGATGCATCGCATGGTGATCGACCACCTGAAATCGCTGGGCCTGCGCACCGCGGTGGGCATGGGTCACAAGCTCGGCTTGCGACCCGCGTCCCGCCGGTTGTTAGAGGGCTTTGCCGAAATGGCCCGCGGGGAGGGGATCGATGCCCAGGTGTGGAGTCTGGAAGGCGAAGGCAGCCCGGCCATGGCACCCGGGCGCTTGCTTCAAGCCCATGCCGAACACCAGCTCGCGGACTTCCTACGCACGCTCAAGCTCCCGGCCGCCATGCTGTGTGCCAGCGATCAGATGGCCGTCATCGTCTGCGAGGTCGCCGCTCGCCAGGGCCTGAGGGTCCCTGAAGATGTGGTGGTGATCGGGGAGTCGGACAATCCGCTCGCCGCCACCACCCGGCCGCCGCTCACCAGCATCGCCGGCAATGCGGTCGCGCTGGGCGAGACCGCCGCGGTGGTGCTGATAGACTGGCTGGCTGGTGGTGCCCCGCCGTCGCAGCCCGTGATCATCTCCGGCGCGCGTCTGGTGGCGAGGGAAAGCAGCACCGGCCGCTCGGAAAGCGTGGCCATCGAACGGGTGCGTCGGTTGATCGAGCGCGACGCGGTCCGGGGCATTTCACTCGCCGAGTTGGTGGCGGCTTCCGGGCTCTCGACCAAGACCATGGTCCGCCACTACCGCGCTGCCTTTGGCGTGGATCCGATCGATGAGGTGAATCGCCTCCGCCTGGCCGAGGCGAAGCGGCTGTTAGTCTCTGGCCCGTCGAAGGTCGCCGAAGTCGCCGCAAGCTGTGGCTTCTCGTCCCCCGCGGCCTTCAACAACTACTTCCGCCGCCACGCCGGCTGCTCGCCGAGTGCCTATCAGCAAGCGGCGGCCGGGGTCAGCGAATCGGCTCTCTAA
- a CDS encoding YifB family Mg chelatase-like AAA ATPase → MITRLFSAALRGVDALEVEVEVNARDSDKPLTLIVGLPDAAVRESSQRVLSAMAASALSLGLGTKTVNLAPADLKKEGPSFDLPIALAMAAACEGVKLEASDCMVVGELGLDGTVRPVKGVLAIALEAKRCGRLRLIVPEANMTEAAIVEGVDVFGVKSLHQAWKFLNGEEVLTPFRLDRKAYFESHRTYEVDFDEVKGQHHVKRALEVAVAGGHNLLMVGPPGTGKSMLAKRLATIMPDMTEDEAIEATKIHSISGSLDLKRAFLTTRPFRSPHHTISDAGLLGGGTNPGPGEVSMAHHGVLFLDELPEFRRQTLEVMRQPLEDGHVTISRAVGSLTFPARFMLVAALNPCPCGYYGDSKRECRCSPRQIENYRQRISGPLLDRIDLHVEVPLVDYRELSSASSGEKSDTIRSRVMQARDVQRHRFAGKPHQTNSAMGARQVKEHCQLDAESAGYLEHAMEQMNFSARAHDRILKVARTLADLAGSERIRPNDTLEAIQYRSLDRNLFR, encoded by the coding sequence ATGATTACCCGCTTGTTTTCCGCTGCCCTCCGCGGAGTCGATGCCCTGGAGGTGGAGGTCGAGGTCAATGCCCGCGACTCTGACAAGCCGCTCACGCTCATCGTCGGCCTGCCGGATGCGGCGGTGCGGGAGTCGTCGCAGCGGGTGCTGTCGGCGATGGCGGCCTCGGCGCTTTCGCTGGGGCTCGGGACCAAGACGGTGAATCTGGCCCCGGCGGATTTGAAGAAGGAAGGCCCGTCGTTTGACCTGCCGATCGCGCTGGCGATGGCGGCGGCCTGCGAGGGCGTAAAGCTTGAGGCGAGCGACTGCATGGTCGTCGGCGAATTGGGGCTGGATGGGACGGTGCGGCCGGTGAAAGGCGTGCTGGCCATCGCCTTGGAGGCGAAGCGCTGCGGGCGTTTACGACTGATCGTGCCCGAGGCAAATATGACCGAGGCGGCGATCGTCGAGGGCGTGGACGTCTTCGGCGTGAAGTCGCTCCATCAGGCGTGGAAGTTTCTGAATGGGGAGGAAGTGCTCACGCCATTCCGCCTCGACCGGAAGGCCTACTTCGAGTCGCACCGGACTTATGAAGTCGACTTCGATGAGGTCAAAGGCCAGCACCACGTCAAGCGGGCGCTCGAGGTAGCGGTCGCCGGAGGGCATAATCTTCTGATGGTCGGGCCGCCTGGCACCGGAAAGTCGATGCTCGCCAAACGGCTGGCGACGATCATGCCGGACATGACCGAGGACGAGGCGATCGAGGCGACCAAGATTCATTCGATCTCGGGCTCGCTCGATCTGAAGAGGGCCTTCCTCACAACGCGTCCATTCCGTTCCCCGCACCATACCATCTCCGATGCGGGCTTGTTAGGCGGCGGGACGAATCCCGGACCGGGTGAAGTTTCGATGGCTCATCACGGCGTGCTGTTCTTGGACGAGTTGCCGGAGTTCCGGCGGCAGACGCTCGAGGTGATGCGCCAGCCCTTGGAAGACGGGCACGTCACGATCTCGCGCGCCGTGGGTTCACTGACATTTCCTGCGAGGTTCATGCTGGTGGCGGCGCTGAATCCCTGCCCCTGCGGCTACTATGGAGATAGTAAGAGGGAATGCCGCTGTTCGCCGCGGCAGATCGAAAACTATCGCCAGCGGATCTCGGGACCGTTGTTAGATCGCATCGATCTCCACGTGGAGGTGCCGCTGGTGGACTATCGCGAGCTATCATCCGCCAGCAGCGGGGAGAAGTCGGATACGATTCGCAGCCGCGTGATGCAGGCCCGCGATGTCCAGCGCCATCGCTTCGCCGGCAAGCCGCACCAGACAAACTCGGCGATGGGCGCCCGGCAGGTGAAGGAGCATTGCCAGCTCGATGCGGAGAGCGCCGGCTACTTGGAGCACGCGATGGAGCAAATGAATTTCTCCGCCCGAGCTCATGACCGGATACTGAAGGTCGCGCGGACGCTGGCGGACCTTGCGGGATCGGAACGGATCCGGCCGAATGATACCTTGGAAGCGATTCAGTACCGCTCGTTGGACCGGAATCTTTTCCGGTGA
- the ilvD gene encoding dihydroxy-acid dehydratase — translation MAISDTIKKGAIRAPHRSLLRATGAIRSEEDWEKPFIAVANSFVQIIPGHAHLDIVGRKVRKAIRAAGGVPFEFNCIGVDDGIAMGHGGMRYSLASREIIADSIEIMLRAHCFDGVVCIPNCDKIVPGMMMGAARVNIPTVFVSGGPMQSGRNPVTGESLDLASVFEAVGRLSTNTITEAQLDTIERNACPTCGSCSGMFTANSMNCLCEALGLALPGNGSILATDPARDALFERAGRTIIRLVRDGVKPSDLLTREAFRNAIALDMAMGGSSNTVLHTIAVAKEAGVPLGMQDFDEMAGLVPHLCKVAPSGKHYMEDIDRAGGIFAILKKLAEMPGILHADALTVSGLTLGETCSVAEVKDREVIRPIANAYSTRGGLSVLYGNIAPAGCVVKSAGVSPAMMKFTGPAVVFESGEDATTGILTGKVKAGDVVVIRYEGPKGGPGMPEMLAPTSAIVGRGLSECVALITDGRFSGATRGGAIGHVSPEAAAGGPIALVEPGDLIEIDIPNRNIRLLVEEDVLEQRRLAWKRPEPKARGGYLARYAALVGGADEGAVLSV, via the coding sequence ATGGCAATCAGCGACACGATCAAGAAGGGAGCGATCCGGGCACCCCACCGCAGCCTGCTGCGCGCGACCGGGGCGATCCGGTCGGAGGAGGATTGGGAGAAGCCATTCATCGCGGTGGCGAATTCCTTCGTCCAGATCATCCCCGGACACGCTCATCTGGACATCGTGGGGCGGAAGGTGCGGAAGGCGATACGCGCGGCGGGCGGCGTGCCCTTCGAGTTCAACTGCATCGGCGTGGACGATGGCATCGCGATGGGTCACGGCGGCATGCGCTACTCGCTGGCATCGCGAGAGATCATCGCCGACAGCATCGAGATCATGCTCCGCGCGCATTGCTTCGATGGCGTCGTCTGTATTCCGAACTGCGACAAGATCGTCCCGGGGATGATGATGGGTGCGGCGCGGGTGAATATCCCGACCGTCTTTGTCTCGGGCGGTCCGATGCAGTCGGGCAGAAACCCAGTGACCGGCGAGTCACTGGACCTCGCCTCGGTATTCGAGGCAGTGGGCCGGCTCTCGACAAACACCATCACCGAAGCACAACTCGACACGATCGAACGGAATGCCTGCCCGACCTGCGGCTCATGTTCAGGAATGTTCACCGCGAATTCGATGAACTGTCTCTGCGAAGCGCTGGGCCTCGCCCTTCCCGGCAATGGCTCCATCCTCGCCACCGATCCCGCTCGCGATGCACTCTTCGAGCGGGCCGGCAGGACCATCATCCGGCTCGTGCGGGATGGTGTGAAGCCCTCCGACCTACTGACTCGCGAGGCCTTCCGGAATGCCATCGCACTGGACATGGCGATGGGCGGGTCCTCGAACACCGTGCTGCACACCATCGCCGTCGCGAAGGAAGCGGGCGTGCCACTGGGCATGCAGGATTTCGACGAGATGGCCGGGCTCGTGCCCCACTTGTGCAAGGTGGCCCCATCCGGGAAGCACTACATGGAAGACATCGACCGTGCGGGCGGCATCTTCGCGATCCTCAAGAAGCTCGCGGAGATGCCAGGCATCCTTCACGCCGATGCGCTGACCGTAAGCGGGCTGACCCTCGGTGAAACGTGCTCCGTGGCAGAGGTCAAGGATCGCGAAGTCATCCGGCCGATCGCGAATGCCTACTCAACACGCGGCGGGCTGTCCGTGCTCTACGGGAATATCGCGCCCGCCGGTTGCGTGGTGAAGTCGGCTGGCGTAAGCCCGGCGATGATGAAGTTCACGGGACCTGCCGTGGTCTTCGAGTCCGGCGAGGACGCGACCACCGGCATCCTCACCGGCAAGGTGAAGGCCGGGGATGTCGTCGTGATCCGCTACGAAGGACCGAAGGGAGGCCCGGGAATGCCGGAGATGCTCGCGCCTACCTCGGCCATCGTGGGGCGAGGACTATCGGAATGCGTGGCCCTCATTACGGACGGTCGTTTCTCGGGAGCGACGCGCGGCGGAGCCATCGGCCACGTTTCACCCGAAGCCGCAGCCGGTGGCCCGATCGCCCTGGTGGAACCAGGTGATCTCATCGAAATCGACATCCCGAACCGAAACATCCGGCTCTTGGTGGAGGAGGACGTGTTAGAGCAACGGCGTCTTGCATGGAAGCGACCCGAACCCAAGGCACGCGGCGGCTACCTCGCCCGCTATGCGGCGCTCGTGGGTGGCGCTGACGAAGGTGCGGTGCTGTCGGTCTGA
- a CDS encoding MOSC domain-containing protein has translation MNTRRRPALLDAEVDMDANSHEGDRATAEGLPSWNARLVQIFISSGHDYWGRQGEGRMQHGINAVDEVECVAGMGLRGDRYFNKRPNARGQVTFFEQRVVEEIRAEFKLPKLPASIFRRNLIVDGVELAQWLGKRFIFQGLVFEGAQECRPCDWMDRVIAPGGEEFMKTGFRGGLRARIHTSGTLRTS, from the coding sequence TTGAATACCCGGAGACGTCCCGCCCTGCTGGATGCCGAAGTCGATATGGATGCCAACTCTCATGAAGGTGATCGAGCCACCGCGGAAGGCCTTCCCTCCTGGAATGCCCGGCTGGTCCAGATCTTCATTTCGTCGGGGCACGACTACTGGGGACGCCAGGGTGAAGGCCGCATGCAGCATGGGATCAATGCGGTCGATGAGGTCGAATGCGTGGCCGGCATGGGTCTGCGAGGCGACCGCTACTTCAACAAGCGGCCCAACGCCCGCGGCCAGGTCACGTTTTTCGAGCAGCGGGTGGTCGAGGAGATCCGTGCCGAATTCAAGCTGCCCAAGCTCCCTGCATCGATTTTCCGGCGCAACCTCATCGTGGACGGAGTCGAGCTGGCACAATGGCTGGGCAAGCGCTTCATCTTCCAGGGCCTGGTCTTCGAAGGCGCCCAGGAATGCAGGCCGTGTGATTGGATGGACCGCGTCATCGCACCCGGCGGTGAGGAATTCATGAAGACCGGATTCCGAGGCGGCCTGAGGGCCAGGATTCACACCTCAGGAACTCTGCGGACGTCCTAG
- a CDS encoding GNAT family N-acetyltransferase, with protein MALHEEGVALHFSKIVTPKSRGLAPYYHFRILAGSRDVGHINLRVGDSEHVHRVVGHVGYGIRKRHRGHRYALLACRALAPFARTVTPEVILTCDPANHASRHTLERLVGGESGEEVSVPRRDPHYRRGARTKLRFRWVP; from the coding sequence ATGGCCTTGCACGAAGAGGGCGTGGCACTGCACTTCTCCAAAATCGTGACGCCGAAGAGCAGGGGACTCGCGCCCTACTACCATTTCCGAATTCTCGCCGGTTCCAGGGATGTCGGGCATATCAACCTGAGAGTTGGGGATAGCGAGCACGTGCACCGGGTCGTGGGGCACGTGGGCTATGGGATACGGAAGCGCCACCGCGGGCATCGTTACGCCCTGCTCGCCTGCCGCGCGCTTGCGCCATTCGCTCGGACGGTGACCCCGGAAGTCATTCTGACCTGCGATCCCGCGAACCATGCTTCCCGGCATACCCTCGAGCGACTGGTGGGCGGCGAAAGCGGTGAAGAGGTATCCGTGCCAAGGCGTGATCCTCACTATAGGCGCGGCGCTCGCACCAAGCTGAGATTCCGTTGGGTGCCGTGA